One region of Miscanthus floridulus cultivar M001 chromosome 19, ASM1932011v1, whole genome shotgun sequence genomic DNA includes:
- the LOC136528619 gene encoding uncharacterized protein: protein MKRAVPSEEPLDVSSGDSSASDSDQVGAKEKGGSASKAAAAGEDMKRVVLHKESHDVSSDDDLSSDSNDDAGEGNGWNAFGLPNSSKSASVAEEAKSKKKKTGVDFSALSRHGYHGGPSVLTVRPVEEANWSWSTGKDRNDKEDAPESYEERERTRAAVTEGEKLIGLHNAPPNQLLLEKDKKDASFSQKEKRKRDRGQASRGKNYVEEEKRLLRGSGVYSGFDT, encoded by the exons ATGAAGAGGGCGGTGCCGTCGGAGGAGCCCCTCGACGTGTCTTCCGGCGACTCCTCGGCCTCAGATTCCGACCAAGTAGGCGCGAAGGAGAAGGGCGGGAGCGCCTCCAAAGCTGCTGCTGCGGGAGAAG ATATGAAGAGGGTGGTGCTGCATAAGGAATCCCATGACGTATCTTCGGATGATGACTTGAGCTCGGATTCCAACGACGATGCTGGGGAGGGGAATGGCTGGAATGCCTTTGGGCTGCCCAATTCCTCCAAATCTGCTTCGGTGGCAGAAG AGGCCAagtcaaagaagaagaaaactggtGTGGATTTTAGTGCTTTGAGCCGGCATGGATACCATGGTGGCCCATCTGTCTTGACAGTTCGTCCAGTAGAGGAAGCTAACTGGTCTTGGTCCACTGGGAAAGACCGCAATGACAAAGAAGATGCACCTGAATCCTATGAAGAACGTGAGCGAACCAGGGCTGCAGTGACTGAAGGAGAGAAGCTTATCGGTCTGCATAATGCCCCTCCGAACCAGTTATTATTAGAGAAAGACAAGAAGGATGCTTCCTTCTCACAGAAGGAGAAGCGGAAGAGGGACCGGGGGCAAGCCAGCAGGGGGAAGAACTATGTTGAGGAGGAGAAGCGGCTCCTGAGGGGGAGCGGCGTGTACTCTGGCTTTGATACTTAA
- the LOC136528792 gene encoding uncharacterized protein isoform X3 encodes MAAAAAATAAASTSTLRPALSQGPEQSASLLCTPKHRVAASASRRSLRFTARASSNPGAKVSIPKQWYNLIADLPVKPPPPLHPQTHQPLNPSDLSPLFPDELIRQEVTDERFVDIPEEVIDVYKLWRPTPLIRARRLEKLLSTPAKIYYKYEGTSPAGSHKPNTAVPQAWYNAAAGVKNVVTETGAGQWGSALSFASSLFGLNCEVWQVRASFDQKPYRRLMMETWGAKVHPSPSTATEAGKKILEADPSSPGSLGIAISEAVEVAATNADTKYCLGSVLNHVLLHQTVIGEECLEQLAALGETPDVVIGCTGGGSNFGGLAFPFLREKLRGNMSPTFRAVEPAACPTLTKGVYAYDFGDTAGLTPLMKMHTLGHGFVPDPIHAGGLRYHGMAPLISHVYELGFMDAIAIQQTECFQAALQFARTEGIIPAPEPTHAIAAAIREALECKRTGEEKVILMAMCGHGHFDLAAYEKYLRGDMVDLSHPAEKLEASLAAVPKV; translated from the exons atggccgccgccgccgccgccaccgccgcagccTCAACCTCCACCCTTCGTCCTGCTCTCTCCCAAG GGCCAGAGCAGAGCGCTTCACTGCTGTGCACACCGAAACACCGAGTTGCTGCCAgtgccagcaggagaagcttgaGATTCACCGCTAGGGCCAGTTCGAATCCGGGCGCCAAGGTGAGCATCCCGAAGCAATGgtacaacctcatcgccgacctGCCGGTgaagccgccgccaccgctgcacCCGCAGACGCACCAGCCTCTGAATCCCAGCGACCTCTCCCCTCTGTTCCCCGACGAGCTGATCAGGCAGGAGGTCACCGACGAGCGCTTCGTCGACATACCCGAGGAGGTCATCGACGTGTACAAGCTCTGGCGCCCGACGCCCCTGATCAG GGCCAGGAGGCTGGAGAAGCTGCTCAGCACGCCGGCGAAGATCTACTACAAGTACGAGGGGACCAGCCCGGCGGGGTCGCACAAGCCCAACACCGCCGTGCCGCAGGCGTGGTACAACGCCGCGGCAGGGGTGAAGAACGTGGTCACCGAGACCGGCGCCGGCCAGTGGGGCAGCGCGCTGTCCTTCGCCAGCAGCCTCTTCGGCCTCAACTGCGAG GTGTGGCAAGTGCGCGCGTCGTTCGACCAGAAGCCGTACCGGAGGCTGATGATGGAGACGTGGGGCGCCAAGGTTCACCCGTCGCCGTCGACGGCGACGGAGGCCGGCAAGAAGATCCTGGAGGCGGACCCGTCCAGCCCCGGCAGCCTCGGGATCGCTATCTCcgaggcggtggaggtggcggcCACCAACGCCGACACCAAGTACTGCCTGGGCAGCGTGCTCAACCACGTCCTCCTCCACCAGACCGTCATCGGGGAGGAGTGCCTGGAGCAGCTGGCGGCGCTCGGCGAGACGCCCGACGTCGTCATCGGCTGCACCGGCGGCGGGTCCAACTTCGGCGGGCTCGCGTTCCCGTTCTTGCGCGAGAAGCTGCGCGGCAACATGAGCCCCACGTTCAGGGCCGTGGAGCCCGCGGCGTGCCCCACGCTCACCAAGGGCGTCTACGCCTACGACTTCGGCGACACGGCCGGGCTCACGCCGCTGATGAAGATGCACACCCTCGGCCACGGCTTCGTCCCCGACCCGATCCATGCAG GTGGGCTTCGCTACCATGGAATGGCACCTCTGATCTCACACGTGTACGAGCTGGGCTTCATGGACGCCATCGCGATACAGCAGACTGAATGCTTTCAAG CTGCCTTGCAATTCGCCAGGACGGAGGGAATCATCCCGGCGCCGGAACCGACGCACGCGATCGCGGCGGCGATCAGGGAGGCGCTGGAGTGCAAGCGGACCGGAGAGGAGAAGGTCATCCTCATGGCCATGTGCGGCCACGGTCACTTCGACCTCGCCGCGTACGAGAAGTACCTGAGGGGCGACATGGTCGATCTCTCGCACCCGGCGGAGAAGCTAGAGGCCTCCCTCGCTGCCGTGCCCAAAGTCTGA
- the LOC136528792 gene encoding uncharacterized protein isoform X2, which produces MAAAAAATAAASTSTLRPALSQAGPEQSASLLCTPKHRVAASASRRSLRFTARASSNPGAKVSIPKQWYNLIADLPVKPPPPLHPQTHQPLNPSDLSPLFPDELIRQEVTDERFVDIPEEVIDVYKLWRPTPLIRARRLEKLLSTPAKIYYKYEGTSPAGSHKPNTAVPQAWYNAAAGVKNVVTETGAGQWGSALSFASSLFGLNCEVWQVRASFDQKPYRRLMMETWGAKVHPSPSTATEAGKKILEADPSSPGSLGIAISEAVEVAATNADTKYCLGSVLNHVLLHQTVIGEECLEQLAALGETPDVVIGCTGGGSNFGGLAFPFLREKLRGNMSPTFRAVEPAACPTLTKGVYAYDFGDTAGLTPLMKMHTLGHGFVPDPIHAGGLRYHGMAPLISHVYELGFMDAIAIQQTECFQAALQFARTEGIIPAPEPTHAIAAAIREALECKRTGEEKVILMAMCGHGHFDLAAYEKYLRGDMVDLSHPAEKLEASLAAVPKV; this is translated from the exons atggccgccgccgccgccgccaccgccgcagccTCAACCTCCACCCTTCGTCCTGCTCTCTCCCAAG CAGGGCCAGAGCAGAGCGCTTCACTGCTGTGCACACCGAAACACCGAGTTGCTGCCAgtgccagcaggagaagcttgaGATTCACCGCTAGGGCCAGTTCGAATCCGGGCGCCAAGGTGAGCATCCCGAAGCAATGgtacaacctcatcgccgacctGCCGGTgaagccgccgccaccgctgcacCCGCAGACGCACCAGCCTCTGAATCCCAGCGACCTCTCCCCTCTGTTCCCCGACGAGCTGATCAGGCAGGAGGTCACCGACGAGCGCTTCGTCGACATACCCGAGGAGGTCATCGACGTGTACAAGCTCTGGCGCCCGACGCCCCTGATCAG GGCCAGGAGGCTGGAGAAGCTGCTCAGCACGCCGGCGAAGATCTACTACAAGTACGAGGGGACCAGCCCGGCGGGGTCGCACAAGCCCAACACCGCCGTGCCGCAGGCGTGGTACAACGCCGCGGCAGGGGTGAAGAACGTGGTCACCGAGACCGGCGCCGGCCAGTGGGGCAGCGCGCTGTCCTTCGCCAGCAGCCTCTTCGGCCTCAACTGCGAG GTGTGGCAAGTGCGCGCGTCGTTCGACCAGAAGCCGTACCGGAGGCTGATGATGGAGACGTGGGGCGCCAAGGTTCACCCGTCGCCGTCGACGGCGACGGAGGCCGGCAAGAAGATCCTGGAGGCGGACCCGTCCAGCCCCGGCAGCCTCGGGATCGCTATCTCcgaggcggtggaggtggcggcCACCAACGCCGACACCAAGTACTGCCTGGGCAGCGTGCTCAACCACGTCCTCCTCCACCAGACCGTCATCGGGGAGGAGTGCCTGGAGCAGCTGGCGGCGCTCGGCGAGACGCCCGACGTCGTCATCGGCTGCACCGGCGGCGGGTCCAACTTCGGCGGGCTCGCGTTCCCGTTCTTGCGCGAGAAGCTGCGCGGCAACATGAGCCCCACGTTCAGGGCCGTGGAGCCCGCGGCGTGCCCCACGCTCACCAAGGGCGTCTACGCCTACGACTTCGGCGACACGGCCGGGCTCACGCCGCTGATGAAGATGCACACCCTCGGCCACGGCTTCGTCCCCGACCCGATCCATGCAG GTGGGCTTCGCTACCATGGAATGGCACCTCTGATCTCACACGTGTACGAGCTGGGCTTCATGGACGCCATCGCGATACAGCAGACTGAATGCTTTCAAG CTGCCTTGCAATTCGCCAGGACGGAGGGAATCATCCCGGCGCCGGAACCGACGCACGCGATCGCGGCGGCGATCAGGGAGGCGCTGGAGTGCAAGCGGACCGGAGAGGAGAAGGTCATCCTCATGGCCATGTGCGGCCACGGTCACTTCGACCTCGCCGCGTACGAGAAGTACCTGAGGGGCGACATGGTCGATCTCTCGCACCCGGCGGAGAAGCTAGAGGCCTCCCTCGCTGCCGTGCCCAAAGTCTGA
- the LOC136528792 gene encoding uncharacterized protein isoform X1 — MAAAAAATAAASTSTLRPALSQAAGPEQSASLLCTPKHRVAASASRRSLRFTARASSNPGAKVSIPKQWYNLIADLPVKPPPPLHPQTHQPLNPSDLSPLFPDELIRQEVTDERFVDIPEEVIDVYKLWRPTPLIRARRLEKLLSTPAKIYYKYEGTSPAGSHKPNTAVPQAWYNAAAGVKNVVTETGAGQWGSALSFASSLFGLNCEVWQVRASFDQKPYRRLMMETWGAKVHPSPSTATEAGKKILEADPSSPGSLGIAISEAVEVAATNADTKYCLGSVLNHVLLHQTVIGEECLEQLAALGETPDVVIGCTGGGSNFGGLAFPFLREKLRGNMSPTFRAVEPAACPTLTKGVYAYDFGDTAGLTPLMKMHTLGHGFVPDPIHAGGLRYHGMAPLISHVYELGFMDAIAIQQTECFQAALQFARTEGIIPAPEPTHAIAAAIREALECKRTGEEKVILMAMCGHGHFDLAAYEKYLRGDMVDLSHPAEKLEASLAAVPKV; from the exons atggccgccgccgccgccgccaccgccgcagccTCAACCTCCACCCTTCGTCCTGCTCTCTCCCAAG CAGCAGGGCCAGAGCAGAGCGCTTCACTGCTGTGCACACCGAAACACCGAGTTGCTGCCAgtgccagcaggagaagcttgaGATTCACCGCTAGGGCCAGTTCGAATCCGGGCGCCAAGGTGAGCATCCCGAAGCAATGgtacaacctcatcgccgacctGCCGGTgaagccgccgccaccgctgcacCCGCAGACGCACCAGCCTCTGAATCCCAGCGACCTCTCCCCTCTGTTCCCCGACGAGCTGATCAGGCAGGAGGTCACCGACGAGCGCTTCGTCGACATACCCGAGGAGGTCATCGACGTGTACAAGCTCTGGCGCCCGACGCCCCTGATCAG GGCCAGGAGGCTGGAGAAGCTGCTCAGCACGCCGGCGAAGATCTACTACAAGTACGAGGGGACCAGCCCGGCGGGGTCGCACAAGCCCAACACCGCCGTGCCGCAGGCGTGGTACAACGCCGCGGCAGGGGTGAAGAACGTGGTCACCGAGACCGGCGCCGGCCAGTGGGGCAGCGCGCTGTCCTTCGCCAGCAGCCTCTTCGGCCTCAACTGCGAG GTGTGGCAAGTGCGCGCGTCGTTCGACCAGAAGCCGTACCGGAGGCTGATGATGGAGACGTGGGGCGCCAAGGTTCACCCGTCGCCGTCGACGGCGACGGAGGCCGGCAAGAAGATCCTGGAGGCGGACCCGTCCAGCCCCGGCAGCCTCGGGATCGCTATCTCcgaggcggtggaggtggcggcCACCAACGCCGACACCAAGTACTGCCTGGGCAGCGTGCTCAACCACGTCCTCCTCCACCAGACCGTCATCGGGGAGGAGTGCCTGGAGCAGCTGGCGGCGCTCGGCGAGACGCCCGACGTCGTCATCGGCTGCACCGGCGGCGGGTCCAACTTCGGCGGGCTCGCGTTCCCGTTCTTGCGCGAGAAGCTGCGCGGCAACATGAGCCCCACGTTCAGGGCCGTGGAGCCCGCGGCGTGCCCCACGCTCACCAAGGGCGTCTACGCCTACGACTTCGGCGACACGGCCGGGCTCACGCCGCTGATGAAGATGCACACCCTCGGCCACGGCTTCGTCCCCGACCCGATCCATGCAG GTGGGCTTCGCTACCATGGAATGGCACCTCTGATCTCACACGTGTACGAGCTGGGCTTCATGGACGCCATCGCGATACAGCAGACTGAATGCTTTCAAG CTGCCTTGCAATTCGCCAGGACGGAGGGAATCATCCCGGCGCCGGAACCGACGCACGCGATCGCGGCGGCGATCAGGGAGGCGCTGGAGTGCAAGCGGACCGGAGAGGAGAAGGTCATCCTCATGGCCATGTGCGGCCACGGTCACTTCGACCTCGCCGCGTACGAGAAGTACCTGAGGGGCGACATGGTCGATCTCTCGCACCCGGCGGAGAAGCTAGAGGCCTCCCTCGCTGCCGTGCCCAAAGTCTGA